In one Arachis duranensis cultivar V14167 chromosome 9, aradu.V14167.gnm2.J7QH, whole genome shotgun sequence genomic region, the following are encoded:
- the LOC107466989 gene encoding photosystem II D1 precursor processing protein PSB27-H2, chloroplastic isoform X2, whose product MAIILAATMCSITSFKPAQGIKTFDFEEPLSSRRQLIVSAGASLVPTACCYGLSPSMGWAEEKSSDKEDDDNKGIVGDITSLFDPNEKTKKGKVLPKAYLKSAREVVKTLRESLNEPPDDIAKFRRTADSAKESIREYLGSWRGKQTVVQEESYVMLEKAIRSLANFYSKAGPSAPLPEEVKSEILDYLNIAEEFL is encoded by the exons ATGGCAATTATCCTTGCAGCAACCATGTGTTCCATTACAAGTTTCAAACCAGCTCAAGGAATCAAAACATTTGATTTTGAGG AACCTTTGTCGAGTCGCAGGCAGCTTATAGTCAGTGCTGGCGCTTCATTGGTTCCCACGGCGTGTTGTTATGGTTTATCTCCATCAATGGGGTGGGCAGAAGAGAAATCATCTGACAAAGAGGATGATGATAACAAAGGGATTGTTGGGGACATCACATCATTATTTGATCCTAAtgagaaaacaaagaaagggaaggtgttgccaaaggcttacTTAAAGTCAGCAAGAGAGGTTGTGAAAACACTGCGTGAATCTTTGAATGAACCACCTGATGACATTGCCAAATTTAGAAGAACTGCAGACTCAGCAAAAGAGTCAATTAGAGAGTATTTGGGGAGTTGGAGGGGGAAGCAGACTGTTGTTCAAGAA GAATCATACGTTATGCTGGAGAAGGCAATTAGATCTTTGGCGAATTTTTACTCAAAGGCAGGGCCATCTGCACCATTGCCGGAGGAGGTTAAGTCTGAGATATTGGACTACCTAAACATTGCTGAGGAATTTTTGTAG
- the LOC107466989 gene encoding photosystem II D1 precursor processing protein PSB27-H2, chloroplastic isoform X3 codes for MGWAEEKSSDKEDDDNKGIVGDITSLFDPNEKTKKGKVLPKAYLKSAREVVKTLRESLNEPPDDIAKFRRTADSAKESIREYLGSWRGKQTVVQEESYVMLEKAIRSLANFYSKAGPSAPLPEEVKSEILDYLNIAEEFL; via the exons ATGGGGTGGGCAGAAGAGAAATCATCTGACAAAGAGGATGATGATAACAAAGGGATTGTTGGGGACATCACATCATTATTTGATCCTAAtgagaaaacaaagaaagggaaggtgttgccaaaggcttacTTAAAGTCAGCAAGAGAGGTTGTGAAAACACTGCGTGAATCTTTGAATGAACCACCTGATGACATTGCCAAATTTAGAAGAACTGCAGACTCAGCAAAAGAGTCAATTAGAGAGTATTTGGGGAGTTGGAGGGGGAAGCAGACTGTTGTTCAAGAA GAATCATACGTTATGCTGGAGAAGGCAATTAGATCTTTGGCGAATTTTTACTCAAAGGCAGGGCCATCTGCACCATTGCCGGAGGAGGTTAAGTCTGAGATATTGGACTACCTAAACATTGCTGAGGAATTTTTGTAG
- the LOC107466987 gene encoding imidazoleglycerol-phosphate dehydratase, chloroplastic isoform X1, with protein MELSAPPCLPKCPSSLFLKSRVRFFQRTLNPTSLHSKASIFSVNHRSLTRMDPLINVSCAALVRDNNSPATSALPVDSGARTGEVKRVTKETNVSVKINLDGCGVADSSTGIPFLDHMLDQLASHGLFDVHVKATGDTHIDDHHTNEDVALAIGTALLQALGDRKGINRFGDFSAPLDEALIHVSLDLSGRPHLSYNLDIPTQRVGTYDAQLVEHFFQSLVNTSGMTLHIRQNTYVFLCEQLAGKNSHHIIEATFKAFARALRQATEYDPCRRGTIPSSKGVLSRS; from the exons ATGGAGCTGTCTGCACCTCCATGTCTTCCAAAATGCCCATCATCCCTGTTTCTCAAATCTAGGGTTAGGTTTTTTCAGAGGACGCTGAACCCAACATCCCTACATTCCAAAGCTTCAATCTTTTCAGTGAATCACCGCAGTCTCACCCGAATGGACCCTCTCATAAACGTCTCTTGTGCTGCTTTGGTGAGAGACAACAACTCTCCAGCTACATCAGCTTTGCCAGTTGACTCAG GTGCTAGAACAGGTGAGGTGAAAAGGGTCACTAAGGAGACTAATGTCTCAGTCAAAATAAACCTGGATGGTTGTGGAGTTGCTGATAGTAGTACTGGAATTCCCTTCCTTGATCATATGCTAGAT CAACTTGCTTCACATGGGTTGTTCGACGTTCATGTCAAGGCTACAGGTGACACACATATTGATGATCATCACACAAATGAAGATGTTGCTCTTGCTATTGGAACG GCTTTGCTACAGGCTCTTGGTGATAGGAAGGGTATTAATCGGTTTGGTGACTTCTCTGCACCACTTGATGAAGCATTAATACACGTTTCACTG GATTTATCTGGCCGGCCACATTTAAGTTATAATTTGGATATCCCTACCCAGAGGGTTGGGACATATGATGCTCAG TTGGTGGAGCATTTCTTCCAGTCCTTGGTGAATACTTCTGGCATGACACTTCACATTCGGCAG AATACATATGTATTCCTCTGTGAACAGCTTGCTGGAAAAAACTCCCATCATATTATTGAGGCAACCTTCAAAGCTTTTGCTAGGGCTCTTCGACAAGCAACAGAGTACGATCCATGTCGCCGTGGAACAATACCAAG TTCAAAAGGAGTTTTGTCAAGAAGTTAA
- the LOC107466987 gene encoding imidazoleglycerol-phosphate dehydratase, chloroplastic isoform X2 encodes MELSAPPCLPKCPSSLFLKSRVRFFQRTLNPTSLHSKASIFSVNHRSLTRMDPLINVSCAALVRDNNSPATSALPVDSGARTGEVKRVTKETNVSVKINLDGCGVADSSTGIPFLDHMLDQLASHGLFDVHVKATGDTHIDDHHTNEDVALAIGTALLQALGDRKGINRFGDFSAPLDEALIHVSLDLSGRPHLSYNLDIPTQRVGTYDAQLVEHFFQSLVNTSGMTLHIRQLAGKNSHHIIEATFKAFARALRQATEYDPCRRGTIPSSKGVLSRS; translated from the exons ATGGAGCTGTCTGCACCTCCATGTCTTCCAAAATGCCCATCATCCCTGTTTCTCAAATCTAGGGTTAGGTTTTTTCAGAGGACGCTGAACCCAACATCCCTACATTCCAAAGCTTCAATCTTTTCAGTGAATCACCGCAGTCTCACCCGAATGGACCCTCTCATAAACGTCTCTTGTGCTGCTTTGGTGAGAGACAACAACTCTCCAGCTACATCAGCTTTGCCAGTTGACTCAG GTGCTAGAACAGGTGAGGTGAAAAGGGTCACTAAGGAGACTAATGTCTCAGTCAAAATAAACCTGGATGGTTGTGGAGTTGCTGATAGTAGTACTGGAATTCCCTTCCTTGATCATATGCTAGAT CAACTTGCTTCACATGGGTTGTTCGACGTTCATGTCAAGGCTACAGGTGACACACATATTGATGATCATCACACAAATGAAGATGTTGCTCTTGCTATTGGAACG GCTTTGCTACAGGCTCTTGGTGATAGGAAGGGTATTAATCGGTTTGGTGACTTCTCTGCACCACTTGATGAAGCATTAATACACGTTTCACTG GATTTATCTGGCCGGCCACATTTAAGTTATAATTTGGATATCCCTACCCAGAGGGTTGGGACATATGATGCTCAG TTGGTGGAGCATTTCTTCCAGTCCTTGGTGAATACTTCTGGCATGACACTTCACATTCGGCAG CTTGCTGGAAAAAACTCCCATCATATTATTGAGGCAACCTTCAAAGCTTTTGCTAGGGCTCTTCGACAAGCAACAGAGTACGATCCATGTCGCCGTGGAACAATACCAAG TTCAAAAGGAGTTTTGTCAAGAAGTTAA
- the LOC107466989 gene encoding photosystem II D1 precursor processing protein PSB27-H2, chloroplastic isoform X1, whose product MAIILAATMCSITSFKPAQGIKTFDFEDKVQSRSNIALPPSEPLSSRRQLIVSAGASLVPTACCYGLSPSMGWAEEKSSDKEDDDNKGIVGDITSLFDPNEKTKKGKVLPKAYLKSAREVVKTLRESLNEPPDDIAKFRRTADSAKESIREYLGSWRGKQTVVQEESYVMLEKAIRSLANFYSKAGPSAPLPEEVKSEILDYLNIAEEFL is encoded by the exons ATGGCAATTATCCTTGCAGCAACCATGTGTTCCATTACAAGTTTCAAACCAGCTCAAGGAATCAAAACATTTGATTTTGAGG ATAAAGTGCAATCCAGGTCTAATATTGCACTGCCTCCTTCAGAACCTTTGTCGAGTCGCAGGCAGCTTATAGTCAGTGCTGGCGCTTCATTGGTTCCCACGGCGTGTTGTTATGGTTTATCTCCATCAATGGGGTGGGCAGAAGAGAAATCATCTGACAAAGAGGATGATGATAACAAAGGGATTGTTGGGGACATCACATCATTATTTGATCCTAAtgagaaaacaaagaaagggaaggtgttgccaaaggcttacTTAAAGTCAGCAAGAGAGGTTGTGAAAACACTGCGTGAATCTTTGAATGAACCACCTGATGACATTGCCAAATTTAGAAGAACTGCAGACTCAGCAAAAGAGTCAATTAGAGAGTATTTGGGGAGTTGGAGGGGGAAGCAGACTGTTGTTCAAGAA GAATCATACGTTATGCTGGAGAAGGCAATTAGATCTTTGGCGAATTTTTACTCAAAGGCAGGGCCATCTGCACCATTGCCGGAGGAGGTTAAGTCTGAGATATTGGACTACCTAAACATTGCTGAGGAATTTTTGTAG
- the LOC107466994 gene encoding LOW QUALITY PROTEIN: uncharacterized protein LOC107466994 (The sequence of the model RefSeq protein was modified relative to this genomic sequence to represent the inferred CDS: inserted 2 bases in 1 codon; substituted 1 base at 1 genomic stop codon): MEPGMRSDGPSGALVKNRRSSGCLVVRKKGDGLSGGVGSSFSSRKLNASKKGKKRPKVELSSSDSESSQELLMPSSRGLGPETIRVCNGLTAVKRDEAGDGGTGRKRERFEDISHNGDEMGEGNGSERREKKLSKIDVFDFDEYDAMDADMMRRSHVDSNGGGFGGERLGGAMHAARGGTDREFKTGSSRHTLNKRKNSHCDKASHLHPRDSKLKKWDAAQHPQPVPKEKFNSDESIRVQGKNGVLKVMVNKKMCKPSKHVDNRKHVEGQRSLRAEGIAKKNVLIHPSSCLEKKPVKKQGLHARTEKKLVARRKSLSSNDTKGDDQDSDNSGTSLNVGVKCIKAFKSLKRGTSDDEQTPKHEKTPTTAGTKKEKIRRGSGTEKQKLREQIREMLLNAGWTIDYRPRRKRDYLDAVYINPGGTAYWSIIKAYEAFQKQLSADDPGAKPNGECSSFARITDDVLSQLTRNTQKKMERELKKKKKKKQKKERDDSESDSGKEPRIKRSLSNKRDMNGMESDSDEEKLSSFLKRERKSMKNKMIENTVNSCRSTSKKADLHTDEGTEKSLLGNDPHQLHGRKSKKHGRCTLLVRNSNIGSNSDSDDYVPYMGKRTVLSWLVDSGAVQLSQKVQYRRRKRVMQEGWVTRDGIHCSCCSKILTVSKFGLHAGSKLRQPYQNIYLDSGDSLLQCQIDAWNKQENSEKIAFHAVDIDGNDPNDDTCGICGDGGDLICCDGCPSTFHLSCLNIQMLPPGEWHCPNCTCKFCGVVRGPVNKEDESTLNALHRCNLCDKKFHECCAKEMKTLPTNSDMSSPSFCGRDCKELSEHLKKYLGTRHEIDGGFTWSLIHRTEDDSEASSRGIMQRVEWNSKLAVALTVMNECFLPVIDRRSGVNLIHNVLYNSGSNFSRLNYTGFYTAILEQGDEIISAASIRFHGTKLAEMPFIGTRHMYRHQGMLRRLFSAIELVNMXKISVIFLLSNVYTKVXLTFFFSLGFMHLEESLRQEMRSLNMLVFPGIDMLEKVLTKQGKLDGVEKMETRDEFVTMPNMAGKLDMNSSALEDPERSDHANSNPDNEINDDSSDASQEQDNHILVDSTKSHSADRSSDFVSNKCVSPSSTRDDVLETNNKAVTAFPGNNKLHPSVKCQNHTSLSSPPLVSPSPDCHELAALHSVSVCSDPDSAKNLAQPVSDGKCHMHTDDVNPGLDSQVGDNALSSKEVDMNDARDEVLESVNLSQGKITKEKNEVVDVSGSVPNHADESSLQVKSDLMDEIVLEGEKNLDKEVASREMCVDETGLRASGASS; this comes from the exons ATGGAACCGGGCATGAGATCCGATGGCCCTTCTGGGGCTTTGGTGAAGAACAGGAGATCTTCAGGGTGTTTGGTTGTTAggaagaaaggtgatggattgaGTGGTGGGGTTGGTAGTTCTTTCAGCTCCAGGAAGCTGAATGCAtcaaagaaagggaagaagaggccCAAGGTTGAGTTAAGTAGTAGCGATTCGGAATCGAGTCAGGAGCTATTGATGCCATCTTCTAGAGGGCTTGGTCCTGAGACCATTCGAGTATGCAATGGTTTGACAGCTGTTAAGCGGGACGAGGCTGGTGATGGTGGAACTGGAAGGAAGCGGGAGAGGTTTGAGGACATTAGTCATAACGGTGATGAGATGGGGGAGGGAAATGGTTCAGAgaggagggaaaagaaacttaGCAAGATTGATGTGTTTGATTTCGACGAATACGATGCTATGGATGCAGACATGATGAGAAGGAGCCATGTAGATAGCAATGGGGGCGGCTTTGGAGGGGAAAGGCTTGGGGGAGCAATGCATGCTGCTAGAGGTGGCACTGATAGGGAATTCAAAACTGGTTCAAGCAGACACACCCTTAATAAGAGAAAGAACTCCCATTGTGATAAGGCAAGTCACTTGCACCCAAGAGATAGTAAATTAAAGAAGTGGGATGCAGCTCAGCATCCTCAGCCCGTGCCGAAGGAGAAGTTTAATTCTGATGAATCCATTAGGGTTCAAGGGAAAAATGGTGTTTTAAAGGTGATGGTTAATAAGAAGATGTGTAAGCCATCAAAGCACGTTGATAATCGCAAACATGTAGAAGGGCAACGAAGTTTGAGGGCTGAGGGCATTGCCAAGAAGAATGTTCTGATCCATCCTTCATCTTGCTTGGAAAAAAAACCTGTTAAGAAACAAGGTTTACATGCTAGGACAGAGAAGAAATTGGTAGCAAGAAGAAAATCTTTGTCAAGTAACGACACTAAGGGTGATGACCAGGATTCAGATAACAGTGGCACATCATTGAATGTGGGAGTGAAGTGCATTAAAGCTTTCAAGTCTTTAAAGAGGGGGACCTCGGACGATGAACAGACTCCTAAGCATGAAAAGACCCCAACCACAGCAGGaactaaaaaggagaaaataaGGCGTGGTAGTGGCACAGAAAAGCAGAAGCTACGAGAACAGATACGGGAGATGCTTCTTAATGCAGGTTGGACCATAGACTATCGCCCTCGGAGGAAGAGAGACTATCTTGATGCAGTTTACATTAATCCTGGGGGTACAGCCTATTGGTCCATCATCAAGGCCTATGAGGCGTTTCAGAAGCAATTGAGTGCTGACGACCCTGGGGCCAAGCCCAATGGGGAGTGCTCTTCTTTTGCTCGTATCACAGATGATGTGCTTAGTCAGTTAACAAGGAATACTcagaagaagatggagagagaattaaagaagaagaagaagaagaaacagaagAAGGAAAGAGATGATAGTGAGAGTGATAGTGGAAAAGAACCTCGCATTAAGAGATCTTTAAGCAACAAGCGTGATATGAATGGCATGGAAAGTGATAGTGATGAAGAGAAATTAAGCTCCTTTTTAAAGCGGGAGCGTAagtcaatgaaaaataaaatgattgaAAATACTGTTAACAGTTGTAGATCTACAAGCAAGAAAGCTGACCTTCACACAGATGAAGGAACTGAAAAATCACTTTTAGGAAATGATCCTCATCAACTACATGGGAGGAAAAGTAAGAAACATGGAAGGTGCACTTTATTGGTTCGTAATTCCAACATAGGGTCAAATTCAGATTCTGATGACTATGTTCCATATATGGGCAAACGAACGGTGCTTTCCTGGTTGGTTGACTCTGGAGCTGTACAGTTAAGCCAAAAGGTTCAGTATCGTAGAAGGAAACGTGTAATGCAGGAGGGATGGGTCACCAGGGATGGGATTCATTGTAGTTGCTGTAGTAAAATACTCACTGTTTCCAAGTTTGGGCTTCATGCAGGAAGTAAATTGCGCCAGCCATATCAAAACATATATTTGGATTCTGGAGATTCTCTTCTACAGTGCCAGATAGATGCATGGAATAAACAAGAGAATTCTGAGAAAATTGCTTTCCATGCAGTAGATATTGATGGTAATGATCCAAATGATGATACTTGTGGTATATGTGGAGATGGAGGGGATTTGATCTGTTGTGATGGTTGTCCATCAACGTTTCATCTGAGTTGCTTGAATATACAG ATGCTCCCCCCTGGTGAATGGCATTGTCCAAATTGCACATGCAAATTTTGTGGAGTAGTCCGTGGTCCTGTAAACAAAGAAGATGAATCAACTTTAAATGCCCTACATAGATGCAACTTATGCGATAAAAAAT TTCATGAATGTTGTGCTAAGGAGATGAAAACCCTTCCTACTAACTCCGATATGTCAAGCCCTTCCTTTTGCGGAAGGGACTGCAAAGAG CTTTCTGAGCACTTGAAGAAATACCTTGGTACTAGGCATGAAATAGATGGAGGCTTCACATGGTCTCTCATTCATAGAACAGAAGACGACTCAGAGGCATCTAGTAGGGGAATTATGCAGAGGGTTGAATGGAACTCCAAGTTAGCTGTTGCACTGACTGTGATGAATGAATGCTTTTTGCCAGTTATTGATAGGAGAAGTGGGGTCAATTTAATACATAATGTTTTATATAATAGTGG GTCAAACTTCAGCCGGTTGAATTACACTGGCTTTTATACTGCGATTTTGGAGCAAGGCGATGAAATAATTTCTGCAGCTTCTATCAG GTTCCATGGGACCAAGTTAGCAGAGATGCCATTCATTGGAACTCGCCATATGTATAGGCATCAGGGGATGTTGCGCAGGCTTTTTTCTGCCATTGAATTGGTAAACAT GAAAATTTCTGTGATTTTCCTTTTATCCAATGTCTATACAAAAGTTTGACTTACATTCTTCTTTTCCCTTGGCTTCATGCATCTTGAGGAATCACTCAGACAGGAAATGAGGTCATTGAATATGTTGGTCTTCCCCGGTATAGATATGTTGGAGAAAGTGCTAACCAAACAAGGAAAACTTGATG GTGTTGAGAAAATGGAAACTAGAGATGAATTTGTTACTATGCCTAATATGGCTGGTAAGTTGGATATGAATTCCTCAGCTCTGGAAGATCCTGAACGGAGTGATCATGCTAATTCAAATCCTGACAATGAGATAAACGACGACTCTAGTGATGCTTCTCAAGAACAGGATAATCACATTTTGGTTGACAGCACCAAGTCTCATTCTGCAGATAGATCATCtgattttgtttcaaataaatGTGTTTCTCCTTCTAGTACCAGGGATGATGTGCtagaaacaaacaataaagCAGTGACAGCTTTTCCTGGTAATAATAAATTGCATCCCTCTGTGAAATGTCAAAATCACACTTCTTTGAGCAGTCCTCCATTAGTTTCTCCATCTCCAGATTGCCATGAACTTGCTGCTTTGCATTCGGTGAGTGTATGTTCGGACCCTGATTCTGCGAAAAATCTGGCACAACCTGTTTCTGATGGGAAATGTCACATGCACACTGATGACGTTAATCCAGGGTTGGATTCTCAAGTGGGAGATAATGCTTTGTCTTCTAAAGAGGTTGATATGAATGATGCCCGTGATGAGGTTCTTGAATCAGTGAATTTATCTCAGGGTAAAATTACGaaggagaaaaatgaagttgtggaTGTCTCTGGTTCTGTTCCCAATCATGCTGATGAGAGTTCTTTGCAAGTGAAATCTGATTTGATGGATGAAATTGTATTGGAGGGAGAAAAGAATTTGGACAAAGAGGTTGCATCACGTGAAATGTGTGTGGATGAAACTGGCCTAAGGGCATCTGGTGCTAGTTCTTAA